The genomic DNA TCGGTATCTGGATGGCAGTCCTCGTCAACCAAAAAGAGGTCCGGTTCAAACGGGTCATCCGGACGATTTTTGTCCTACCGTGGGCGGTACCGGGATTTGTGACGATTCTTGTTTTTGCCGGTCTCTTTAATGACAGTTTTGGTGCCGTCAACATGGATATCCTGTCTCTGTTCGGAATCGATCCCGTCCCGTGGCTGACCGATGAAAAATGGACACGGGTCGCGCTCGTCTTTATGCAGGGATGGCTCGGATTCCCGTATGTCTTTTTAGTGACGACGGGTGTCCTGCAATCGATTCCTGATGATTTATACGAAGCAGCAACGATTGACGGCGCTTCGATTTTTGCGAAGTTTCGACATATTACGATGCCGATGGTACTGATTGCGATGTCGCCGATTATCATTACCCAGTTCACATTCAATTTTAATAACTTTAATATCATCTATCTCTTTAACGGGGGCGGACCGTCCGTACCGGGTTCCAATGCCGGTGGAACGGATATTCTCGTCTCCTGGATATATAAATTGACGATGCAGTCCGGTCAATACGCGTTAGCTGCCGCTTTGACGATCCTGCTTTCGATTTTTGTCATCGCGATTGCGTTATGGCAGTTTAGACGAACGAATGCCTTTAAGGAAGGAGCGTGATCGGGATGGCGACACGTAACATGACACGGACGGTTCGTCTGACGCTGACCTATTTGATTCTGCTGTTCGTTGCGACCTGCATCATCTATCCCCTCTTGTGGACGATTGGGGCGAGCTTTAATCCGGGTAACAGTTTAGTCAGCACATCGATCATTCCAAAAAATCCAACACTTGATCATTACCGGGAATTATTTGCCGGAAAAGAAAGTCTGCAATACGGTCGTTGGTATATGAACTCGTTAAAAATCAGTCTCTTTACGATGCTCGGAACGGTTGTCAGCGTTTCTTTTACAGCCTATGCTTTTTCAAGATTTCGCTTCAAAGGACGCCAGCAAGCCCTGACGTTGTTTTTGCTGTTACAGATGATTCCGCAGTTTTCCGCATTGATTGCCCTGTTCGTTTTGGCTCAGATGCTCGGTATGATGAACAGTCACTGGCTGCTGATTCTGTTGTATATCGGCGGTCAGATTCCGATGAATACCTACTTGATGAAAGGATATATGGATTCAATTCCGGTCGATCTCGATGAGAGTGCCAAACTTGACGGAGCGGGTCACACGCGGATTTTCATCCAAATTATTTTACCGCTCTGTCGTCCGATGCTTGCCGTGGTCGCGATGAACGGATTTACGGGACCGCTCGGGGATTTCGTACTTGCTTCGACGATTTTACGGACGCAGGAAGCGTATACGTTGCCGATTGGTCTGTTTAATCTCGTCAATGAAGCAATGGGTGCAAGCTATACGACATTTGCCGCCGGAGCGATTTTGATCAGCATCCCGGTCGCAGTTCTGTTTGTCCTGCTGCAAAAACATTTTGTGTCCGGGCTAACGGCCGGGGGAACAAAAGGGTAAGAGAGAAAGAGATACGAAATAGAGGATTAAGGGAGAGGCTTAAAAAATGAGACAAACGATTTATACGACGAAAGCCAGACATCTGTTGCACGGCGGGGACTACAATCCGGATCAATGGCTCGACGTACCGGACGTCCTGCAGGAAGATTTACGGTTGATGCGTCTTGCGCATACGAATACGTATTCCATCGGCATCTTTGCCTGGAGTGCGCTCGAGCCGACCGAAAATCAGTTCACGTTCGAGTGGCTCGACCGGATCATCGACGATATTCATGCGAACGGCGGACAGGTCATCCTGGCAACACCGAGCGGGGCACGTCCGGCCTGGTTATCGCAAGCGTACCCGGAAGTGCTGCGTGTCGACGAATGCCGTGTCAGACAGCTTCATGGCGGGCGTCATAACCACTGTCTGACGTCACCGGTGTACCGTGAAAAAACACAACGGATCAATCGCTTGTTGGCCGAACGGTACGGGAATCATCCAGCGCTATTGATGTGGCACGTTTCGAATGAATACGGCGGCGACTGCCATTGTTCGCTCTGTCAGGAAGCTTTTCGTGACTGGCTGAAAGTGAAGTATGAGACGCTCGATGCGCTGAATGCTTGCTGGTGGAGTGCCTTTTGGAGTCATACGTTTGACGATTGGTCGCAAATCGAATCGCCGTCACCGATCGGCGAAAGCATGGTCCATGGTCTGAATCTGGACTGGAAACGGTTTGTGACCGATCAGACGATTTCGTTTTTTGAACAAGAAAGTGTCCCCCTGCGCGAATTGACACCGGATCTTCCGGTCACCACCAATTTCATGGCGGATACCGAAGATCTGATTCCGTTCCGGGCCCTTGACTACAGTCGATTCGCGAAGAATGTCGATGTCGTCAGTTGGGATGCCTATCCGACCTGGCACAATGACTGGGAAACAACAGCCAATTTAGCGATGAAGGTCGGGTTCATCAATGACTTGTTCCGGAGTTTGAAGCAGCAATCGTTTCTCTTGATGGAATCGACGCCGAGTGCCGTCAATTGGCATCCCGTCAACAAAGCCAAACGCCCGGGCATGCACCTGTTGTCCTCGATGCAAATGATTGCCCATGGTTCCGACAGCGTGCTGTACTTCCAGTGGCGGAAATCCCGCGGCTCGTCAGAAAAGTTCCACGGGGCGGTCGTCGACCATGACCGGTCGGAAGAGAACCGGGTGTTTCAGGAAGTCGCCCAAGTCGGACGAACCCTCGAGCAACTCGGCGCCGTCGTCGGTACGACGCGTCCGGCAGAGGTCGGGATTCTTTACGACTGGGAAAATAACTGGGCATTAAATGATGCGCAAGGGTTCGCAAACGATACGAAACAGTATCCGCAAACGCTGCAAGAGCACTACCGTTTCTTTTACGAACAGGATATCCCGGTCGATGTCATCACGAAAGAACAGCCATTTGATGCTTACAAACTGTTGATCGTGCCGATGCTGTATCTGGTCAGTGCGGCGACCTTGGAACGGCTACAACGATTTGTCGAGCATGGGGGAACGTTGGTCACGACATACATGACCGGTCTCGTCGATGAACATGATTTGGCGTATGCCGGATGGCCGGATGAACTGAAGACGATCTTTGGCCTGATACCGGCAGAGACGGACACGCTGTATCCGAGCGATCGCAATCACGTGATGTTTAACGGGAAACGGTATGAACTGCAGGATTATGCGACGGTCATCCAGGTCGATTCAGCAGAAGTCGTTGGCACCTATACGGATGACTTTTATCAACAGACACCGGCCGTGACCAAAAATCAGTATGGACAAGGTGTCGCCTGGTATATCGGCGGACGACTCGAGGCAACGTTTCAACGTGACTTGTATACGATGTTAACGGATCGGTTAAACATCAAGGC from Exiguobacterium sibiricum 7-3 includes the following:
- a CDS encoding beta-galactosidase, coding for MRQTIYTTKARHLLHGGDYNPDQWLDVPDVLQEDLRLMRLAHTNTYSIGIFAWSALEPTENQFTFEWLDRIIDDIHANGGQVILATPSGARPAWLSQAYPEVLRVDECRVRQLHGGRHNHCLTSPVYREKTQRINRLLAERYGNHPALLMWHVSNEYGGDCHCSLCQEAFRDWLKVKYETLDALNACWWSAFWSHTFDDWSQIESPSPIGESMVHGLNLDWKRFVTDQTISFFEQESVPLRELTPDLPVTTNFMADTEDLIPFRALDYSRFAKNVDVVSWDAYPTWHNDWETTANLAMKVGFINDLFRSLKQQSFLLMESTPSAVNWHPVNKAKRPGMHLLSSMQMIAHGSDSVLYFQWRKSRGSSEKFHGAVVDHDRSEENRVFQEVAQVGRTLEQLGAVVGTTRPAEVGILYDWENNWALNDAQGFANDTKQYPQTLQEHYRFFYEQDIPVDVITKEQPFDAYKLLIVPMLYLVSAATLERLQRFVEHGGTLVTTYMTGLVDEHDLAYAGWPDELKTIFGLIPAETDTLYPSDRNHVMFNGKRYELQDYATVIQVDSAEVVGTYTDDFYQQTPAVTKNQYGQGVAWYIGGRLEATFQRDLYTMLTDRLNIKAPFDTTHTAEVSIQVRRGQKADYGFILNFSEVEQTVELFEPLLESATQTEISGQLMLKPYEVKIVERKKT
- a CDS encoding sugar ABC transporter permease; the protein is MATRNMTRTVRLTLTYLILLFVATCIIYPLLWTIGASFNPGNSLVSTSIIPKNPTLDHYRELFAGKESLQYGRWYMNSLKISLFTMLGTVVSVSFTAYAFSRFRFKGRQQALTLFLLLQMIPQFSALIALFVLAQMLGMMNSHWLLILLYIGGQIPMNTYLMKGYMDSIPVDLDESAKLDGAGHTRIFIQIILPLCRPMLAVVAMNGFTGPLGDFVLASTILRTQEAYTLPIGLFNLVNEAMGASYTTFAAGAILISIPVAVLFVLLQKHFVSGLTAGGTKG
- a CDS encoding carbohydrate ABC transporter permease → MQHRKIGLMLSIIPGLGQLYHRQWIKGGLLLVVSIAFWIAFADLLNMGLWGIVTLGTEVPRDNSIFLLAQGIIAIIVLLFGIGLYVFNLRDAYRNGQKRDQGVRPDSLWSDYRNLMNQGYPYLVSGPSLFLLIFAVIFPILFSFALAFTNYDLYHSPPAKLADWVGFSTFAQIFTVDIWRSTFFDVLSWTVIWTLVASTLQVSLGIWMAVLVNQKEVRFKRVIRTIFVLPWAVPGFVTILVFAGLFNDSFGAVNMDILSLFGIDPVPWLTDEKWTRVALVFMQGWLGFPYVFLVTTGVLQSIPDDLYEAATIDGASIFAKFRHITMPMVLIAMSPIIITQFTFNFNNFNIIYLFNGGGPSVPGSNAGGTDILVSWIYKLTMQSGQYALAAALTILLSIFVIAIALWQFRRTNAFKEGA